From the genome of Pseudomonas sihuiensis:
ACGCTGGCCGGCTCGAGCGCTACCGGACCATCGCAATCCCCCGCCGTCAATTTACCGAGAGCGTGCTTGGCCACCAGCTCCAGCAGCGTGCGCGGCTCGAACGGCTTGACCAGATAATCAGCGGCGCCCTGACGGATGGCATCTACCGCCCTCTCTACCGCGCCGAAAGCCGTCATCAGCAATACCGGCAGTTGCGGATAACGACTACGGATCTGCGCCAGCAGTTGATGACCATCCATACCCGGCATGTTGACGTCACTGACCACCAGCCCGAACGGCTCTTCGGTCAACGCGACCAACGCCGCCTCGGCGCAATCGACCGCCCGATAATCATGCCCGCCCAGGCACAGGGTATCGGCCAGGGCTTCGCGCAGCGCGCGATCGTCTTCAACCAGCAGGACTTTGGCAGCCATGGGTTACTCCTGATTCGAGTGAGACGCCGCATCAAGCAGCGGCAGAGAAACGATGGCGCAGGTACCACGACCCGCACGCGATTGCAGCAGCAACTGGCCCTGGTGGGCGCGCGCCACAGCCTTGACCACCGCCAGGCCGAGGCCGGTCCCGGTAGTCTTGGTGGTGAAAAACGGCTCCCCCAGGCGCGCCAGGGTTTCCTGATTCATACCGGGCCCGTTATCGCTGACGCACAGGCGCAGCAGGCCGTCGCGGCGATATAGATGAATCTTCAGACGCGCATCGCGCCCGGCAGCCTGAATGGCGTTGTCGATCAGATTGAGGACGGTGCCGACCAGCGTGTCGCGATTGCACAGCAGTTCGCCGTCACGCACATCGCACTGCCAGCGCACAGCCATATCGCCCACATGCGCGTCGGCAGCCGCACGCAGCGCATCGAACAGGGCCGACGGCGACAGACGATCCGGCAATGGCAGCTCGCCCCGGGCGAAGATCAGCATGTCGCGCACCTGGTTTTCCAACTCGTGCAGCCGCTCCTTCAAGCGCCCGGCGAAGCGCTGCTGCTGTTCGGCCGGCAGTACCTGTTCATTGAGGTGGCTTGCATAGAGCAACGCAGCGGAAAGCGGTGTACGGATCTGATGGGCCAGGGAAGCGACCATGCGCCCCAGCGCCGATAGGCGCTCATGGCGAGAGAGCTGATCCTGCAGGCGACGGGTTTCCGTCAGGTCGGTCAGTAGCACAAGCTGCCCCGGCTCCCCGTGCAGGGAACGCGTGGCGATAGATAGACGGCGGCCGTCGCGCATGGAGATTTCGTGACCATCGTCTTCGCGCGGCGCGAAGTTGCGAACGATTACCTGGCGCCAGAGCATACCCACCAGTGGCTGGCCGAGCAGCGCACGCGCGACTGGGTTGGCCTCGCGCACGACGCCCTGACCGTCGATGACGATCACACCGCCAGGCAGCAGATCCAGCAGGCTTTGCAGGCGATGGGCCAGACGCTCCTTCTCCGCCAGTTCCTGCATACGCTGAGCACTGACCAGTGCCAGCTGCCCCTTCAGCTCATTGACCCTCGCCTCGAGCAGGCTGTAGGACTCGCTGAGCTGATTGGACATCTGATTGAACAGGGCAAAGGCCTGCTCCAGTCCTGCACGGCTGGCTTGTTCGAGCGGCGCCGTAACGCCTGGCTCGGCTGACTCGGTAGGACGAAGGTTGGCTTCCATCTGCTTCTCTCGTACGACGTTCCGTCAGAAGACGGTCGGATACAAGAGCCTTAGCAATACCCGTGCCTACTTTTTTATTCTTATTTTTCAACCACTTGAAAAAACGAAGCCGGAGCTTGCGTCAAAGCTCCGGCTTTCTTTGCGGCGTTAGGGATGTTCTGAAAAAGTTACTTACCGTCACTCCCGCGAAGGCGGGAGCCCAGGAGTTTCGCAGGTTCTGGATTCCCGCCTGCGCGGGAATGACGAGTTTTCCAGAGTTTCCTTAGCCTGAGGCTGAGGAATCAATCCTCGTCCTGACCATCCTCTTCGCGGCGGCTCATGCCGTACTTGCGCATTTTCTCGACCAGCGTGGTACGGCGAATACGCAGGCGCTCAGCAGCCCGCGCCACCACGCCGCCGGCATCATCCAGCGCCTGCTGGATCAGCCCCTGCTCCAGATTGCCCAGGTAGTCCTTCAGATCCAGGCCTTCCGGCGGCAGCATGGCCGGCGCATCGAGGCCCGGCAGCCCGGCCAGGATCGCGGCGCGCTCCTCCATCTCGTCGCGCAGGCTGGCGGCCAACTGCTCGTCCTCGTCATCGACGTGGCGGAATTTCTTCGGCAGCTCGCCAACGCCGATCACCCCATAGGGATGCATGATCGCCATGCGCTCCACCAGGTTGGCCAGCTCGCGCACGTTGCCCGCCCAGTCGTGACGGCACAGCGACATGATGGCGGCCGAGTTGAAGCGAATGGAGCCGCGCTTCTCGTGCTCCATGCGCGAAATCAGCTCGTTCATCAGCAGCGGGATGTCTTCGATGCGCTCGCGCAGCGGCGCCATCTCGATGGGGAAGACGTTGAGGCGGTAGTACAGATCCTCGCGGAAGCTGCCGTCCTCGATCATCTTCTCCAGGTTCTTGTGCGTGGCCGCGATGATGCGCACGTCGGCGGTCTGCGTCTTGTTACTGCCGACTCGCTCGAAAGTGCGCTCCTGCAACACACGCAGCAGCTTGACCTGCATCGGCAGCGGCATATCACCGATTTCATCGAGGAACAGCGTGCCGCCATTGGCCAACTCAAAGCGCCCTGCCCGGCTGGTGATGGCGCCGGTGAAGGCGCCCTTCTCATGCCCGAACAGCTCGCTTTCCAGCAACTCGGCCGGAATGGCCCCACAGTTGACCGGCACGAACGGCGCCTCGCGACGCTTGGAGTGGTAATGCAGGTTGCGCGCCACCACCTCCTTGCCGGTGCCGGACTCGCCGAGGATCAGCACGCTGGCCTCGGTATCGGCCACCTGCTGCATCATCTGTCGCACCTGCTGAATGGCGCGACTGGTACCCACCAGGCTACGGAACAGATTGGGCTCACGCTGCCGACCACGATCACGGGCCTGGTCGTACATTTCACGGTAGACCTGGGCGCGATGCAGCGAGTCGAGCAACTTGTTATAACTGAGCGGCGTCTCCAGACTGGCCAGCACGCGCCGACGCAAGTCTTCCGGCCACTCGGCAATACTGACATCACCCACCGTCAGCAAGGGCAGAAACTCATCCCACCCGGCAAGCTGCTTGGTCAGTTCAAGCGCGCCGCCCTTGGCCTCGACATCGCCCAGCAAGACACTCAGCACCTCGCGACTGGACTCAAGCCCAGCCACGGCACTGCGCCAGTCCTGGCTTGTACAGGCCAGATGCTCCTCCCCGAGAAAGCTCAGAATGATCGCCAGTTCGTGGCGGCGCGCAGCATTGTCATCGATCAACAGGATTTTGGTTTCACGCCACATCTTGTGCTTGTCTGACCCGAGGAGTTAGGGAAATTGCACGCCAGTTCTTCGGCGCACACCGGCAACTTGCCACTAGTAAAGTCAAAAAATTGGACTCAGTCAAATTTATGGCGTGATTTCCTGTGGCGTTCCCGTACTCGCTGCGGTTGCACCCGCCCTACCGATGCAGCAGGGCAGCTTTTTCTCCCCTCTCCCCAGCCCTCTCCCGCAAGCGGGAGAGGGGG
Proteins encoded in this window:
- a CDS encoding sensor histidine kinase, which translates into the protein MEANLRPTESAEPGVTAPLEQASRAGLEQAFALFNQMSNQLSESYSLLEARVNELKGQLALVSAQRMQELAEKERLAHRLQSLLDLLPGGVIVIDGQGVVREANPVARALLGQPLVGMLWRQVIVRNFAPREDDGHEISMRDGRRLSIATRSLHGEPGQLVLLTDLTETRRLQDQLSRHERLSALGRMVASLAHQIRTPLSAALLYASHLNEQVLPAEQQQRFAGRLKERLHELENQVRDMLIFARGELPLPDRLSPSALFDALRAAADAHVGDMAVRWQCDVRDGELLCNRDTLVGTVLNLIDNAIQAAGRDARLKIHLYRRDGLLRLCVSDNGPGMNQETLARLGEPFFTTKTTGTGLGLAVVKAVARAHQGQLLLQSRAGRGTCAIVSLPLLDAASHSNQE
- a CDS encoding sigma-54 dependent transcriptional regulator, which encodes MWRETKILLIDDNAARRHELAIILSFLGEEHLACTSQDWRSAVAGLESSREVLSVLLGDVEAKGGALELTKQLAGWDEFLPLLTVGDVSIAEWPEDLRRRVLASLETPLSYNKLLDSLHRAQVYREMYDQARDRGRQREPNLFRSLVGTSRAIQQVRQMMQQVADTEASVLILGESGTGKEVVARNLHYHSKRREAPFVPVNCGAIPAELLESELFGHEKGAFTGAITSRAGRFELANGGTLFLDEIGDMPLPMQVKLLRVLQERTFERVGSNKTQTADVRIIAATHKNLEKMIEDGSFREDLYYRLNVFPIEMAPLRERIEDIPLLMNELISRMEHEKRGSIRFNSAAIMSLCRHDWAGNVRELANLVERMAIMHPYGVIGVGELPKKFRHVDDEDEQLAASLRDEMEERAAILAGLPGLDAPAMLPPEGLDLKDYLGNLEQGLIQQALDDAGGVVARAAERLRIRRTTLVEKMRKYGMSRREEDGQDED